One window of Cohnella hashimotonis genomic DNA carries:
- a CDS encoding M24 family metallopeptidase has protein sequence MNKTTHCTAEELTERCRRLQRTMTASGLHACLITQNVGLYYWSGSMQSGYLLIPAEGESTYYVRRSLNRAIGESGVKTVPLGSFRAFGDTLARDYPELFADGRRPRVGADLDVLPAQTYLRLQEAAPNVELRDGSAVMRQVRSVKSASEIALIETAAKAAAAALDLALGRIREGMTELEVMTILEGEMRRYGHIGLMRMRGYNQEIMTGMVAAGEAAAEPSYFDGPAGGRGLTPAAPQSASRRPIGAGEPILLDIGCCIDGYTIDQTRTAVIGELDDELSRAYDVSERILRRVESLLRPGASPESLYAEALRLADEAGLAAHFMGFGADQVRFLGHGIGLEIDEWPVLARGFSEPLEAGVVLAIEPKFTFPGRGVVGIENTYAITADGYRTLTTSPERLYRLPFHP, from the coding sequence TTGAACAAGACAACACATTGCACGGCCGAAGAACTGACGGAGAGGTGCCGCCGTCTTCAACGGACGATGACGGCAAGCGGCCTGCACGCTTGTTTGATTACACAGAATGTCGGCCTGTATTATTGGTCCGGCTCGATGCAGAGCGGATATTTGTTGATTCCCGCAGAGGGCGAGTCGACCTACTATGTTAGACGCAGTTTAAACCGGGCGATCGGGGAGTCGGGCGTAAAGACCGTGCCGCTCGGTTCGTTCCGCGCATTTGGCGACACGCTGGCCCGCGATTACCCGGAACTGTTCGCGGATGGCCGCCGTCCGCGGGTTGGCGCAGACCTGGACGTGCTGCCGGCACAAACGTATCTGAGGCTGCAAGAAGCGGCTCCGAATGTGGAGCTGCGCGACGGATCTGCCGTGATGAGACAGGTCCGTTCGGTGAAGTCGGCTAGCGAGATTGCGCTGATCGAGACGGCAGCCAAGGCGGCTGCGGCTGCGCTCGATCTGGCGCTCGGACGCATTCGCGAAGGCATGACGGAGCTCGAAGTGATGACGATTCTAGAGGGCGAGATGCGTCGGTACGGGCATATCGGACTCATGCGGATGCGCGGCTACAATCAGGAAATTATGACGGGAATGGTCGCGGCGGGAGAAGCGGCCGCAGAGCCTTCTTACTTTGACGGGCCCGCCGGCGGCAGAGGGTTGACCCCGGCGGCGCCGCAAAGCGCGAGCCGAAGGCCGATCGGAGCGGGCGAGCCGATATTGCTGGATATCGGCTGCTGCATCGACGGCTACACGATCGATCAGACGCGGACGGCGGTCATCGGCGAGCTGGACGACGAGCTCTCCCGCGCTTATGACGTCTCCGAGCGCATCCTCAGGCGCGTCGAGTCCCTGCTTCGCCCCGGCGCTTCCCCCGAATCGCTCTATGCGGAAGCGCTCCGGCTGGCGGACGAAGCCGGATTGGCCGCGCATTTTATGGGATTCGGCGCGGATCAGGTCCGCTTTCTCGGTCACGGGATCGGGCTCGAGATCGACGAATGGCCCGTTCTCGCCCGCGGATTTTCCGAACCGCTTGAAGCCGGCGTCGTACTTGCGATCGAACCCAAGTTTACGTTTCCCGGACGCGGCGTCGTGGGCATCGAGAACACATACGCGATTACCGCCGACGGCTATCGGACGCTCACGACGTCGCCTGAACGGCTGTACCGTCTTCCGTTCCACCCCTGA